A section of the Cydia amplana chromosome 15, ilCydAmpl1.1, whole genome shotgun sequence genome encodes:
- the LOC134654851 gene encoding uncharacterized protein LOC134654851 codes for MLIKNVLGPSMLDDLIEEIGNCPYSIIIDESTDPSTQKVLCIIVRFFSFKTRQTVTTFYRLLKLIECDAKTVCDLITDALKKDGLKVENMIGIGVDGANVMVGRHNSVTAILKRELPDLVIVKCVSHSLHLCAEKATELLPRQLEFLVREAHNWFSYSPKRLEYYRALYEIMNGNKDPKKIQALSGTRWLARYQAIQTILEQWEELKLLFSIAKSEDKCYMAEQLYDIMRPFKAFLIFLKNELKTVTQLNLLFQSDNVEPTKLFEDLFLMYKNLLKRIVVPSQLEKLVDSELMDFSFQEHLMHTSSVYLGYDFQIISQELEANDLLDVRERCKNFLCCLAEQIQKRLPDNLSMLKVIANLHPKVATSQVKPDIKPVLNHIQRTDIYGNKNDIES; via the coding sequence atgttaataaaaaatgtacttgGTCCATCAATGCTGGATGATCTCATTGAAGAAATAGGTAACTGCCCGTATTCAATAATTATAGACGAAAGTACTGACCCGTCTACTCAAAAGGTGTTGTGCATTATTGTGCGTTTTTTCTCATTCAAGACAAGGCAAACTGTCACCACTTTTTATAGGCTGCTAAAATTAATTGAATGTGATGCAAAGACTGTGTGCGATTTAATAACAGACGCCCTAAAAAAGGATGGCTTAAAAGTTGAGAATATGATTGGGATTGGTGTTGATGGAGCAAATGTCATGGTTGGTAGACATAATTCGGTGACAGCAATATTAAAAAGAGAACTGCCTGATTTAGTAATTGTAAAATGTGTTAGCCACTCATTGCATCTGTGTGCTGAAAAAGCAACTGAACTATTGCCGCGCCAATTAGAATTTCTTGTGCGGGAAGCTCACAACTGGTTTTCATACAGCCCAAAACGTTTGGAGTATTATAGAGCCTTATACGAAATAATGAATGGCAATAAGGATCCCAAAAAAATACAAGCTCTCAGTGGAACTCGCTGGCTCGCCCGCTATCAAGCTATTCAGACAATACTAGAGCAGTGGGAAGAACTTAAGTTGCTTTTTTCCATTGCCAAGTCAGAGGACAAATGTTATATGGCAGAACAGCTTTACGATATCATGAGACCGTTCAAAGCTTTTTTGATTTTCTTGAAAAATGAATTAAAAACAGTGACTCAATTAAATCTGCTTTTTCAAAGTGACAATGTGGAGCCGACTAAACTGTTTGAAGATCTGTTTTTGATGTATAAAAACTTACTAAAACGAATTGTAGTACCTTCACAGTTGGAAAAGTTAGTGGACTCTGAACTGATGGATTTCAGTTTTCAGGAGCATCTAATGCACACTTCATCAGTGTATCTTGGATATGATTTTCAAATTATATCACAAGAACTTGAAGCAAACGACTTGTTAGATGTAAGAGAAAGATGCAAGAACTTTTTATGTTGCCTTGCAGAACAAATACAAAAACGGTTGCCGGATAATTTGTCAATGCTGAAAGTAATTGCTAATTTACACCCAAAAGTGGCTACGTCTCAAGTAAAACCTGACATAAAACCAGTTTTAAATCACATTCAGCGAACTGATATTTACGGAAACAAAAATGATATCGAATCTTGA